From Gordonia crocea, the proteins below share one genomic window:
- a CDS encoding serine hydrolase, with protein sequence MDDLTAVTDVGDEEPTSAERGAIEAIWSSALDWYRAGQQPAIQVCVRRRGRVVLNRAVGHAWGAGPLDPPDAEQIPVTVDTPFCCYSAGKGLAATIVLHLRDQGVWRLSDRVTDYLPEYGAHGKGRTTIDHVLTHRAGVPLLTGPRPDPRRMRESDYARAMLRNLRPIYPPGTLHMYHGLTWGPLIRELVLAATGTGIRDIAAQTFLDPFGFRWTNFGVDAADVGLVAPSHVTGHAEPGPVDAVFRKAVGGTMADIIPVSNSAAYLTDVVPSSNLVSTAVELSRFAEFLRLGGELDGTRVLAPTTIPDAVRQRRRLRPDVAVGGAPLRWGTGFMLGDKRYGPFGADAEHAFGNAGLTQVVTWADPSRELAVGIVSSGKPVSGYDSARYRSLTTTINHSLPA encoded by the coding sequence ATGGATGACCTAACGGCGGTGACCGACGTCGGCGACGAGGAGCCGACCAGCGCCGAACGGGGCGCAATCGAGGCGATCTGGTCGTCGGCGTTGGACTGGTACCGCGCCGGTCAGCAACCCGCCATCCAGGTCTGCGTGCGCCGACGCGGGCGCGTGGTGCTCAACCGCGCCGTCGGCCACGCCTGGGGCGCCGGTCCCCTCGACCCGCCCGACGCGGAGCAGATCCCGGTCACCGTCGACACGCCGTTTTGCTGCTACTCGGCCGGCAAGGGGTTGGCCGCCACCATCGTGTTGCACCTGCGCGATCAAGGCGTGTGGCGGCTCTCCGACCGGGTCACCGACTATCTGCCGGAGTACGGCGCCCACGGCAAGGGCCGCACCACCATCGACCACGTCCTGACCCATCGGGCCGGGGTCCCCCTGCTCACCGGCCCCCGACCCGATCCGCGCCGGATGCGGGAAAGCGACTACGCGCGCGCCATGCTGCGCAACCTGCGCCCGATCTACCCGCCCGGCACCCTGCACATGTACCACGGGTTGACGTGGGGTCCGTTGATCCGCGAGTTGGTGCTCGCCGCCACCGGCACCGGCATCCGCGACATCGCCGCACAGACCTTCCTCGACCCGTTCGGCTTCCGCTGGACCAACTTCGGGGTCGACGCCGCCGACGTGGGGCTCGTCGCGCCCAGCCACGTCACCGGGCATGCCGAACCCGGCCCCGTCGACGCGGTGTTCCGCAAGGCGGTCGGCGGGACGATGGCCGACATCATCCCCGTCTCCAACAGCGCCGCCTACCTCACCGACGTGGTCCCGTCGTCGAACCTCGTGTCCACCGCCGTCGAACTGTCCCGCTTCGCGGAGTTCCTGCGCCTCGGCGGCGAGCTCGACGGCACCCGGGTGTTGGCGCCGACGACGATTCCCGACGCGGTGCGCCAACGGCGCCGGTTGCGGCCCGACGTCGCCGTCGGCGGCGCCCCCCTGCGCTGGGGTACCGGGTTCATGCTCGGCGACAAGCGGTACGGCCCATTCGGCGCCGACGCCGAGCACGCCTTCGGCAACGCCGGTCTGACCCAGGTGGTCACGTGGGCCGACCCGTCGCGCGAGCTCGCCGTCGGCATCGTCAGCAGCGGTAAGCCCGTCAGCGGGTACGACTCGGCCCGCTACCGCTCCCTCACGACGACGATCAACCACTCGCTCCCGGCGTAG
- a CDS encoding DUF6636 domain-containing protein — MKVPTGMATVAAAALTSVSLFGAPMAGAEPALQSFTSPSGNVACLSAEDSVRCDIRDRSWAPPPRPADCPSQTGYGQGIALRTSGKPQFVCAGDTTFGAAGRVLQYGERAVRMGYSCTSEPTGVTCRNGSGNGFTISREAYRLF; from the coding sequence ATGAAGGTTCCAACAGGTATGGCGACGGTTGCGGCGGCGGCACTGACCTCGGTGTCTCTTTTTGGGGCGCCAATGGCCGGCGCGGAGCCGGCCTTGCAGTCATTCACGTCGCCGAGCGGGAACGTCGCCTGCTTGTCGGCCGAGGACTCGGTCCGCTGCGATATCCGGGACCGCTCCTGGGCGCCACCGCCGCGGCCGGCGGACTGCCCGAGCCAGACCGGGTACGGGCAGGGAATCGCGCTGCGGACGAGCGGCAAGCCGCAGTTCGTGTGCGCGGGCGACACCACCTTCGGCGCCGCCGGCCGAGTCCTGCAGTACGGCGAGCGAGCCGTCCGGATGGGGTACAGCTGCACCAGCGAACCGACCGGCGTCACCTGTCGTAACGGCAGTGGAAATGGATTCACGATCAGCCGCGAGGCCTACCGGCTCTTTTGA
- a CDS encoding CbtB domain-containing protein, whose translation MTQVKAAAPRALAVPDLSALSAALLLTATVLIAALAYYFLGYDQGAVSVFGSDTHVHEFVHDARHFLGFPCH comes from the coding sequence ATGACCCAGGTGAAAGCCGCCGCTCCGCGCGCGCTCGCCGTCCCCGACCTGTCCGCGCTCAGCGCCGCGCTGCTGCTGACCGCGACGGTGCTGATCGCCGCGCTGGCCTACTACTTCTTGGGCTACGACCAGGGGGCGGTGTCGGTGTTCGGGTCCGACACCCACGTCCACGAGTTCGTCCACGACGCCCGCCACTTCCTCGGCTTCCCCTGCCACTGA
- a CDS encoding acyl-CoA dehydrogenase family protein, giving the protein MFEWSDEDLMVRDALRSFIDKEIRPHIDELETGQLPPYDITRKLLATFGVDAMNREQLEKELAAEEAGETKSKGGGGGTLSSSMALILNMELAGVSLGLVGSMGVSMGLTVSTIRSRGTLAQKRRWLPELVTMEKVGAWAITEPDSGSDALGGMKTTVRRDGDGGYLLKGQKTFITNGPYADTIVVFAKLDEGDDTPIRDRKVLTFVLDKGMEGLTQGKPFKKMGMMSSPTGELFFDDVKLSADRLLGETEDTGSDKRGGEGAKAGFTAERVGIAALSLGIINECLRLSLDYAKNRKLWGQEIAQFQLIQLKLAEMEVARLNVQNMLFVAMEAMKAGKPPTLAQASAMKLYSSRAATEVAMEAVQLFGGNGYMAEYRVEQLARDAKSLMIYAGSNEIQVTHVAKGLLRG; this is encoded by the coding sequence ATGTTCGAATGGTCCGACGAAGATCTCATGGTGCGCGATGCGTTGCGCTCGTTCATCGACAAGGAGATCCGGCCGCACATCGACGAACTCGAAACCGGGCAGCTGCCGCCCTATGACATCACCCGGAAGCTGTTGGCCACCTTCGGCGTCGACGCGATGAACCGCGAACAGCTGGAGAAGGAGCTGGCCGCCGAGGAGGCCGGCGAAACCAAGTCGAAGGGCGGCGGTGGCGGCACCCTGTCGTCGTCGATGGCACTGATCCTGAACATGGAACTCGCCGGCGTGAGCCTGGGCCTGGTGGGGTCGATGGGCGTCAGCATGGGGCTGACCGTCTCGACGATCCGCTCGCGCGGGACGCTGGCCCAGAAACGGCGGTGGCTGCCCGAACTGGTCACCATGGAGAAGGTCGGCGCCTGGGCCATCACCGAGCCCGACAGCGGGTCGGACGCCTTGGGCGGCATGAAGACCACCGTGCGCCGCGACGGCGACGGCGGCTACCTCCTCAAGGGGCAGAAGACCTTCATCACCAACGGCCCCTACGCCGACACCATCGTCGTGTTCGCCAAGCTCGACGAAGGCGACGACACCCCCATCCGGGACCGCAAGGTGCTGACCTTCGTCCTCGACAAGGGGATGGAGGGCCTCACCCAGGGCAAGCCGTTCAAGAAGATGGGCATGATGAGCTCGCCCACCGGCGAGTTGTTCTTCGACGACGTCAAGCTGTCCGCCGACCGCCTCCTGGGCGAGACTGAGGACACCGGGTCGGACAAGCGCGGCGGCGAGGGCGCGAAGGCGGGCTTCACCGCCGAGCGCGTCGGCATCGCGGCGCTGAGCCTGGGCATCATCAACGAGTGTCTGCGGCTGTCGCTCGACTACGCCAAGAACCGCAAGCTGTGGGGACAGGAGATCGCCCAGTTCCAGCTCATCCAGCTCAAGCTCGCCGAGATGGAGGTCGCCCGTCTCAACGTGCAGAACATGCTCTTCGTCGCGATGGAGGCGATGAAGGCGGGCAAGCCGCCGACGCTGGCGCAGGCCTCGGCGATGAAGCTGTACTCCTCACGCGCGGCCACCGAGGTCGCCATGGAGGCCGTCCAGCTGTTCGGCGGCAACGGCTACATGGCCGAGTACCGGGTCGAGCAGCTCGCGCGCGACGCCAAGTCGCTGATGATCTACGCCGGCTCCAACGAGATCCAGGTGACGCACGTGGCGAAGGGCCTGTTGCGCGGCTGA
- a CDS encoding globin → MACPVPDDTAVARSLMRYEEAHGDPAPAIYTRFYAAHPDAEELFAGDALIPRRMMSSIFGILIDLADGTLSPGNSTSWVMDHIAYEVTRPMIETMFGVIVDEIRSGLGEQWSPAMESQWAEVIAQWADAALATYDADV, encoded by the coding sequence ATGGCATGCCCGGTCCCCGACGACACCGCGGTGGCCCGTTCCCTGATGCGGTACGAAGAAGCGCACGGCGATCCGGCACCGGCGATCTACACCCGCTTCTACGCGGCCCACCCCGACGCCGAGGAACTCTTCGCCGGCGACGCCCTGATCCCCCGGCGGATGATGTCGAGCATCTTCGGCATCCTCATCGACCTCGCCGACGGCACCCTGTCCCCGGGCAACTCCACCTCGTGGGTGATGGACCACATCGCTTACGAGGTGACCCGGCCGATGATCGAAACGATGTTCGGTGTGATCGTCGACGAGATCCGCAGCGGACTGGGCGAGCAGTGGTCTCCGGCGATGGAATCGCAGTGGGCCGAGGTGATCGCGCAGTGGGCCGACGCGGCCCTGGCCACCTACGACGCCGACGTCTGA
- a CDS encoding lasso RiPP family leader peptide-containing protein: MPSYSSPQVVRVGDVRATTQGSENYLSDSTTGYGYQGWYHRHYDTPETVLPLPVKK, encoded by the coding sequence ATGCCCAGCTACTCATCACCCCAGGTCGTACGCGTCGGCGACGTTCGCGCCACCACGCAAGGCAGCGAGAACTACCTGTCCGACAGCACCACGGGCTACGGCTACCAGGGTTGGTATCACCGACACTACGACACCCCTGAAACGGTGCTTCCGCTTCCAGTCAAGAAGTAG
- a CDS encoding SDR family NAD(P)-dependent oxidoreductase — translation MADKAAIVTGGARGMGLATAMILAADHHIVLTDVDETSLGQAVAQIEANGGSAEFVVADITSRDQVDAVFAVAAAAGGLRAVVHAAGVSPHMASAEKLIEINAVGTIHIGEAALAVANEGFALVNVASIAAQMVPGFLIPTRAFRYASTDVAKFRRKLVAAATRTGRKMAAAQAYPISKAFVVWYSADRAAAFGAKGARILSVSPGSFDTEMGRIENDGGAGKLTEFAALKRFGRPEEIAELLAFCASEKPGYLTGVDILCDGGTKAGMGLREMVQLARQA, via the coding sequence ATGGCGGACAAAGCGGCAATAGTCACCGGCGGCGCACGCGGAATGGGATTGGCGACGGCCATGATCCTGGCGGCCGATCACCACATCGTCCTGACCGACGTCGACGAGACGTCGCTCGGGCAGGCCGTCGCCCAGATCGAGGCGAACGGCGGCTCGGCCGAATTCGTCGTCGCCGACATCACCAGCCGCGACCAGGTCGACGCGGTCTTTGCCGTGGCGGCCGCGGCCGGCGGCTTGCGCGCGGTGGTGCACGCCGCCGGGGTGAGTCCGCACATGGCGTCGGCGGAAAAGCTTATCGAGATCAACGCGGTCGGCACAATCCACATCGGCGAGGCCGCGCTGGCCGTCGCGAACGAGGGCTTCGCCCTGGTCAACGTGGCATCGATCGCCGCCCAAATGGTCCCCGGCTTCCTGATCCCCACCCGCGCCTTCCGCTACGCCTCCACCGACGTCGCGAAGTTCCGGCGCAAGCTCGTCGCGGCGGCCACCCGGACCGGGCGGAAGATGGCGGCCGCGCAGGCCTACCCGATCTCGAAGGCGTTCGTCGTCTGGTACTCCGCCGACCGCGCGGCCGCCTTCGGCGCCAAGGGCGCACGGATCCTGTCGGTGTCGCCGGGGTCCTTCGACACCGAGATGGGCCGGATCGAAAATGACGGCGGGGCCGGCAAACTCACCGAGTTCGCCGCCCTCAAACGCTTCGGCCGGCCGGAGGAGATCGCCGAGTTGCTCGCCTTCTGCGCGAGCGAGAAACCCGGCTACCTCACCGGCGTCGACATCCTGTGCGACGGCGGCACCAAGGCCGGCATGGGCCTGCGCGAGATGGTCCAACTCGCCCGCCAGGCCTGA
- a CDS encoding CbtA family protein, translating into MERKFIGAGLFAGLVAGIVSFVFARIFIEPQVAKAIAFEESQSKAEEMAHAAEHAAEQDHHGEVEVFSRTIQENFGAGVGTVVFALAMGAFFAVAFTVLWAYVGRRWPSTDPRAVVGALGLLGFVAAFGVPFFVYPANPPAVGDDATIGERSGSFLIITLVSVIAMIIAVVVALQLRDRIGGLAGATIAGIGYLVVIGVAKELLPEFHEVPAGFPAAVIGDFRVYAIANQVVLWTVLTLVFAAAISAFTRRTEQAAGDLVTAAR; encoded by the coding sequence ATGGAGCGCAAATTCATCGGCGCCGGGCTTTTTGCTGGCCTGGTAGCCGGAATCGTGTCATTCGTTTTCGCCCGGATCTTCATCGAGCCGCAGGTCGCCAAGGCGATCGCCTTCGAGGAGAGTCAGAGCAAGGCCGAGGAGATGGCCCACGCCGCCGAGCATGCCGCCGAGCAGGACCACCACGGTGAGGTGGAGGTCTTCAGCCGCACGATCCAGGAGAACTTCGGTGCCGGCGTCGGTACCGTCGTCTTCGCCTTGGCGATGGGCGCCTTCTTCGCCGTTGCCTTCACCGTCCTGTGGGCCTATGTCGGGCGCCGCTGGCCGTCGACCGACCCGCGTGCCGTCGTCGGTGCGCTGGGGCTGCTCGGCTTCGTCGCCGCATTCGGGGTGCCGTTCTTCGTCTATCCGGCCAACCCGCCGGCCGTCGGCGACGACGCCACCATCGGTGAGCGCTCCGGGTCCTTCCTGATCATCACCCTGGTCTCGGTCATCGCGATGATCATCGCGGTGGTCGTCGCGCTGCAATTGCGCGACCGGATCGGCGGTCTGGCCGGGGCGACGATCGCCGGGATCGGCTATCTCGTCGTGATCGGGGTCGCCAAGGAACTGCTGCCGGAGTTCCACGAGGTGCCGGCCGGCTTCCCGGCCGCGGTGATCGGAGACTTCCGGGTGTATGCCATCGCCAACCAGGTCGTGCTGTGGACGGTGCTGACCCTCGTCTTCGCCGCCGCGATCTCGGCGTTCACCCGGCGCACCGAGCAGGCCGCCGGTGACCTGGTCACCGCCGCCCGCTGA
- a CDS encoding PucR family transcriptional regulator, producing MTEDWPPPSPEAAEVILAAINVVAVLPQDWVDEYNAAALRGVRLMEIADDRVLAEALRYTNEANLAQWIGSNRVAPGRRVPVRDVEERADMTREMVRRGLDAGMLDAFRTAQSVAWRRWMDVCFSVTDDAEVLREVLDVTSQSAAAFVDDTVEALAEQISVARAQLAGDTHAERRAAVALVLEGAPITDSRAESQLRYRLSGPQTAVVLSGSDSSTSRLEAVCDAIMAANRLDRRLTVLAGADRLWVWFPVDSLVVGEPDVPEGIRVIVGSAGHGREGFRNSHFQALGAEQVLIRLGSSRTVVHAEELALIGAMSDDPRTVDEFVARTLGDLAGADPELRECMWVWFAEKCNSTSTAARLFTHRNTVVRRLARAEELLPMALGRNAIAVATALEVQRWRQ from the coding sequence ATGACCGAAGACTGGCCACCGCCGTCGCCGGAAGCCGCCGAGGTCATCCTCGCGGCGATCAACGTGGTGGCGGTGCTGCCGCAAGACTGGGTCGACGAGTACAACGCCGCCGCGTTGCGCGGGGTGCGGCTGATGGAGATCGCCGACGACCGGGTGCTGGCCGAAGCGCTGCGGTACACGAATGAGGCCAACCTCGCCCAGTGGATCGGCTCCAACCGCGTCGCGCCGGGGCGGCGGGTTCCGGTGCGCGACGTCGAGGAACGCGCCGACATGACCCGGGAGATGGTTCGACGGGGACTCGATGCCGGAATGCTCGACGCCTTCCGCACCGCCCAGTCCGTCGCTTGGCGCCGGTGGATGGACGTGTGCTTCTCGGTGACCGACGACGCCGAGGTGCTGCGCGAGGTGTTGGACGTGACCTCGCAGTCGGCGGCCGCCTTCGTCGACGACACGGTCGAGGCGCTGGCCGAGCAGATCTCGGTGGCCCGCGCGCAACTCGCCGGTGACACCCACGCGGAGCGTCGCGCCGCGGTGGCCCTGGTGTTGGAGGGGGCGCCGATCACCGACTCGCGGGCCGAATCCCAACTGCGCTACCGGCTGTCGGGCCCCCAGACCGCGGTGGTGCTCAGCGGTTCCGACTCGTCGACGAGCCGGCTCGAGGCCGTATGCGACGCCATCATGGCGGCCAACCGGTTGGACCGTCGACTCACCGTGCTGGCCGGTGCGGACCGGCTGTGGGTGTGGTTTCCGGTGGACAGCCTGGTCGTCGGGGAGCCGGACGTCCCCGAGGGGATCCGCGTCATCGTCGGGTCGGCCGGACACGGACGAGAAGGGTTCCGCAACAGTCACTTTCAAGCCTTGGGTGCCGAGCAGGTGTTGATCCGACTGGGGTCGTCGCGGACCGTCGTCCATGCCGAGGAACTCGCGCTGATCGGGGCGATGAGTGATGACCCGCGGACCGTCGACGAGTTCGTCGCCCGGACACTGGGTGATCTCGCGGGGGCCGACCCGGAACTGCGGGAGTGCATGTGGGTCTGGTTCGCGGAGAAGTGCAACTCGACCTCGACGGCCGCGCGGCTGTTCACCCACCGCAACACGGTGGTGCGACGCCTGGCCCGCGCCGAGGAGTTGTTGCCCATGGCGCTCGGCCGCAACGCGATCGCCGTCGCGACCGCGCTGGAGGTGCAGCGGTGGCGGCAGTGA
- a CDS encoding histidine phosphatase family protein gives MTWSPPPAEPRDESDREDAPVAAGPLIVVVAGRTGPNHRVRFGETDTALDERGSADITALAAPPGPVISGPERATRETASLLSSAVIVDAGLASLDVGRWTGLLPEEIPGAQMAAWFADPTARPHGGESLTAFVGRIQAWAVSSSASCLVVAGPVAQALICEDAASFFAVDVVPGAQYRLSQTSAS, from the coding sequence GTGACCTGGTCACCGCCGCCCGCTGAGCCCAGGGACGAGTCGGACCGCGAGGACGCGCCGGTAGCGGCCGGCCCGCTGATCGTGGTCGTCGCCGGGCGCACCGGGCCCAACCACCGGGTGCGCTTCGGCGAGACCGACACCGCGCTGGACGAGCGCGGAAGTGCCGACATCACCGCGTTGGCCGCGCCGCCCGGACCGGTGATCAGCGGCCCGGAGCGGGCCACGCGGGAAACGGCGTCGCTGCTCTCGAGCGCAGTCATCGTCGACGCGGGGTTGGCCAGCCTGGACGTCGGCCGGTGGACCGGCCTGCTGCCCGAGGAGATCCCGGGGGCGCAGATGGCGGCCTGGTTCGCCGACCCGACGGCCCGGCCGCACGGCGGGGAGTCCCTCACGGCATTCGTCGGTCGGATCCAGGCGTGGGCCGTCTCGTCGTCGGCGTCGTGCCTGGTTGTCGCGGGACCGGTGGCGCAGGCGCTGATCTGCGAGGATGCGGCGTCGTTCTTCGCCGTCGACGTGGTGCCCGGCGCGCAGTACCGGCTGAGTCAGACGTCGGCGTCGTAG
- a CDS encoding asparagine synthase-related protein, translated as MDPVDAPHGFLVVLPADPTTGARGWPRPDAIGESSVWFHGHLTGAARLQTDLGLDTDASSARIVEVGLRRWPDGTAEHITGEYAAVVVRGSTATLIGDRMGLRPLYIASLPGGTVVVSTDLGALARETRAWHDLDEDYLADMFSSGLHLGAHTPYSSIRRLRIGEYAEFAAGRLRVRGGWRPRIDPIDGSFDDHQRALRTTVENAVAESLSSTRVPAAELSGGLDTSTVLAVSTGITPMHAVSFVHPEHPGSDETAWMRAALDTTPAVWHPINASAQGTFAAGPELGCFLPTPSRRILNWAPAAAEEEVARQAGISTLLTGEGGDAVFFAGLLPWYLADLLRAGRMRELRRQAAQWGEHSELGRSPAFWVRRAAVDGVRRWRNGETLTLEPPRPFTTSAPWLNPAYVDASHLSDRAQRTTPIRVGTVHGQAVVENILRGAEFARSRHIFGSAGPELRHPLLAPAVVDLAMGTPWHIATDPRIDRAVQRYAFAGLVSETVLRRRSKPIADEAILQGFERYPRWADYLGTDPQVVERGYVDVGVWRDALRAIGRIGRVTQLYTAIQIEVWLRHLPHAGAPALLTDDDVATAR; from the coding sequence ATGGACCCGGTCGACGCACCCCACGGCTTCCTGGTCGTCCTGCCCGCCGACCCGACGACCGGCGCGCGCGGATGGCCCCGGCCCGACGCCATCGGTGAATCCTCGGTGTGGTTCCACGGCCACCTCACCGGCGCCGCACGGTTGCAGACCGACTTGGGCCTGGACACCGACGCGTCATCCGCCCGGATCGTCGAGGTGGGTCTGCGACGATGGCCAGACGGCACGGCCGAACACATCACCGGCGAGTATGCGGCGGTGGTCGTCCGCGGATCGACCGCGACACTGATCGGCGACCGGATGGGATTGCGCCCGCTGTACATCGCGTCGCTACCGGGCGGCACCGTCGTGGTGTCGACGGATCTCGGTGCGCTGGCACGGGAAACGCGTGCCTGGCACGACCTCGACGAGGACTATCTCGCGGATATGTTCAGCAGTGGTCTGCACCTGGGCGCCCACACCCCCTATTCCTCGATCCGCCGGCTGCGGATCGGCGAGTACGCCGAGTTCGCGGCGGGCCGATTGCGGGTGCGCGGCGGGTGGCGGCCCCGGATCGACCCGATCGACGGATCGTTCGACGATCACCAACGCGCGCTTCGTACCACCGTCGAGAACGCCGTCGCCGAATCCTTGTCGTCGACGAGGGTGCCGGCGGCGGAACTGTCGGGCGGGTTGGACACCTCGACCGTGCTGGCAGTCAGCACCGGAATCACCCCCATGCACGCGGTGAGCTTCGTCCACCCCGAGCATCCCGGGAGCGACGAGACGGCGTGGATGCGGGCGGCCCTCGACACCACCCCGGCGGTGTGGCACCCGATCAACGCCTCGGCGCAGGGAACGTTTGCCGCCGGGCCGGAACTGGGCTGCTTCCTGCCCACCCCGTCGCGCCGGATTCTGAATTGGGCGCCGGCGGCCGCCGAGGAGGAGGTCGCCCGGCAAGCGGGCATCTCCACCCTACTGACCGGCGAGGGCGGCGACGCCGTGTTCTTCGCCGGTCTGCTCCCCTGGTATCTGGCAGATCTGCTGCGCGCCGGACGGATGCGGGAGCTACGACGACAGGCGGCGCAGTGGGGCGAGCACTCAGAACTGGGACGGTCCCCCGCGTTCTGGGTTCGGCGGGCCGCCGTCGACGGGGTGCGGCGGTGGCGCAACGGGGAGACGCTGACCCTCGAGCCACCACGGCCCTTCACCACGTCGGCGCCGTGGCTCAACCCGGCCTACGTCGACGCCAGTCACCTCTCCGACCGGGCGCAGCGCACGACGCCGATTCGGGTGGGAACCGTTCACGGCCAAGCCGTCGTGGAGAACATCCTGCGCGGAGCCGAGTTCGCACGGAGCCGCCACATCTTCGGATCTGCCGGTCCAGAACTGCGCCACCCGCTCCTCGCCCCCGCCGTTGTCGACCTTGCGATGGGCACCCCCTGGCACATCGCGACCGATCCGCGGATCGACCGGGCCGTCCAACGCTATGCGTTTGCCGGATTGGTCAGTGAGACCGTGCTTCGCCGACGGTCAAAACCGATCGCCGACGAGGCCATCCTCCAGGGCTTTGAGCGATACCCGCGGTGGGCGGACTATCTGGGGACCGATCCACAGGTCGTCGAACGCGGCTACGTCGACGTCGGCGTCTGGCGCGATGCGCTGCGCGCCATCGGTCGGATCGGGCGGGTGACCCAGCTGTACACCGCCATTCAGATCGAGGTCTGGCTGCGCCACCTGCCCCATGCCGGCGCTCCTGCGCTGTTGACCGACGACGACGTCGCGACGGCGCGGTGA
- a CDS encoding flavin-containing monooxygenase produces MTSTTSIPDYDVVIIGAGISGIGAAHYLRTEHPTKSFAILESRERIGGTWDLFRYPGIRSDSDLYTFGYEFKPWTDPQTIADAPRILEYLHEAVADDNLADTIAFNRRVTAADWSEAEQLWRLTVAHTDKTGRKKPDTVTARWIFSGTGYYNYDEGYAPEFPGQDSFEGQIIHPQHWPEDLDYKGKKVVIIGSGATAVTLMPSMAPDTEHITMLQRTPSYIMSVPREDPIAKATMRLLGDDRGFRVNRQRAILQQKALYQFCQRFPKAARKAIRKVNAMQLPDGYDVDTHFNPPYDPWDQRLCAVPDGDMYREIRHGHASIATGKIATFDTTGIQLESGEHLDADIIITATGLNLQLFGGMALSIDGEPVDPASTIVYRGAMMSGVPNFIIAIGYTNSSWTLKIGLLCEWFCRVLSHMDGGGYTSVRPVAPAGMGTRPMLDFDAGYVKRALHLLPKQGVEEPWKTTMAVSHDVKNLRKGAVDDGFLSYEKAEAPLRAPA; encoded by the coding sequence ATGACCTCGACCACCTCCATCCCCGACTATGACGTCGTGATCATCGGCGCCGGAATCTCCGGCATCGGTGCCGCGCACTACCTGCGCACCGAGCATCCGACGAAGTCCTTCGCGATCCTCGAGTCGCGCGAGCGGATCGGCGGCACCTGGGACCTGTTCCGCTACCCGGGCATCCGCTCCGACAGCGACCTCTACACCTTCGGCTACGAGTTCAAGCCGTGGACCGACCCGCAGACCATCGCCGACGCACCGCGCATCCTCGAGTACCTGCACGAGGCCGTCGCCGACGACAACCTGGCCGACACCATCGCGTTCAACCGCCGGGTCACCGCCGCGGACTGGTCGGAGGCCGAACAGCTCTGGCGGCTGACCGTCGCCCACACCGACAAGACCGGTCGCAAGAAGCCCGACACCGTCACCGCGCGCTGGATCTTCTCCGGCACCGGCTACTACAACTACGACGAGGGCTACGCACCCGAATTCCCCGGCCAGGACTCCTTCGAGGGGCAGATCATCCACCCCCAGCACTGGCCCGAGGACCTCGACTACAAGGGCAAGAAGGTCGTGATCATCGGCAGCGGCGCCACCGCCGTCACCCTCATGCCGTCCATGGCGCCCGACACCGAGCACATCACGATGCTCCAGCGCACACCGTCCTACATCATGTCGGTGCCCCGTGAGGATCCCATCGCAAAGGCCACCATGCGCCTGCTCGGCGATGACCGCGGCTTCCGCGTGAACCGCCAGCGCGCCATCCTCCAGCAGAAGGCCCTCTACCAGTTCTGCCAGCGGTTCCCGAAGGCCGCCCGCAAGGCGATCCGCAAGGTCAACGCCATGCAGCTCCCCGACGGCTACGACGTCGACACCCACTTCAACCCGCCCTACGACCCGTGGGACCAGCGCCTGTGCGCCGTCCCCGACGGGGACATGTATCGGGAGATCCGGCACGGCCACGCGTCGATCGCCACGGGCAAAATCGCGACCTTCGACACCACCGGCATCCAGCTCGAGAGCGGCGAGCACCTCGACGCCGACATCATCATCACCGCGACGGGGCTGAACCTGCAGTTGTTCGGCGGGATGGCCCTGTCGATCGACGGCGAGCCGGTCGACCCGGCGTCGACGATCGTCTACCGCGGCGCGATGATGTCGGGGGTACCGAACTTCATCATCGCGATCGGCTACACCAACTCGTCGTGGACGCTGAAGATCGGCCTGCTGTGCGAGTGGTTCTGCCGCGTGCTGAGCCACATGGACGGCGGCGGTTACACGTCGGTGCGCCCCGTCGCCCCCGCGGGAATGGGGACGCGACCGATGCTCGACTTCGACGCCGGCTACGTCAAGCGGGCCCTGCACCTGCTCCCCAAGCAGGGCGTCGAAGAACCGTGGAAGACGACGATGGCGGTCTCCCACGACGTCAAGAACCTCCGCAAGGGCGCCGTCGACGACGGGTTCTTGAGCTACGAGAAGGCGGAGGCGCCGCTGCGCGCCCCCGCCTGA